The following nucleotide sequence is from Neokomagataea tanensis.
GATGTTCGAGCGAGAGGAGATTTTAATTTCTCAGCAAGGGCGATAACTTCGTGGTGGCCCTCAGCACAACCTGACCCACCATATATTGTAATGTTCGTTCCTGAATTTAAGAGTTCAGCGACGGCTTGCAGCTCTTCTGGGTGAGGCTGACTTACTGGCCGTGCGATATGGGGTTTAAACCCAGCTGACCCCTCTATTGTTGCTGAAAAAATGTCGGAAGGGACTATCAAAACCGCTACACCACGCCTGGCAATTGCGGCCTGTATAGCCATAACAGTCATGCGTTCTGCTTGAGCGGGGGTACGAATTTCTTCACAGAAGACGGTGCCGGCGTCATAAATCTTCTTGAAGTCGACTTCTTGCGGGAATTCAAATCCTAATTGATCACGAGCAATCTGACTTGCGATAAGCACGACGGGGGCGCGGTTTCGGTTGGTTTCCCAAAGGCCGTTGATGAAATGAAGGCTTCCGGGGCCGCAAGAGCCGGCACACAAAGTCAATCTATCTGCTAATAAGGCTTCTGCCCCTGCTGCAAAAGCGCCCGCTTCCTCGTGACGCATGTGGACAAAACTAATGCTACTTGTCCTTATGGCATCTGTAAAATAATTCAAAGTATCGCCTGGGACACCGTAACAATGCTTGGCTCCCGCTTCTGAAAAGATGCGTACCATTTTTTGAGCGATTGTTTGCTTCATTCTGGTGTCCCCTTTAACAGGGAATTTAGGTGTGGTGGTATAGTCTTTCAATTAAAAGGAAAAATATTTCTAAAAATGCACACGAATGTGATTATTATAAAAATAATAAATCAATATTTTATTTCCAGAAATAATTCAGTATCACGGTCAACAGGAATACCGAATTTCTTCCGGTGTTCATATTCAGCCCATTCTTTATCACCTGGTGCAAGAAGAGTTTTGTCAGCGCTGGTGGTGGGGCTGGCACGTAACAACTCAAGATAAACTGCCAGGCCAGATTCAAAGTTTTTTTGTCCGACAAAGTGTGCTGGATTGAGTGCAATCATCATGTGACCCACGTTTTGCCTTTTTTCACCCTTCTGGGCTTGATCTGTGGATGCCATGAGAGGGTCAGGGTCTGCTCCCGCGAGAATTCCTGCTAGAATTGTTACCATGCCGGCCAAAGCAGCGCCTTTATAGCCGTAGTTCAGCCCACCTAAGGGTTGGAGAAAGCGTGCTGCTAACGCGTTTTGCGTTGGTTGTCCTTCACTATCTAAAGCGACTTCTGCAGGTAAGGGTAAATCCAAGCTGCGATTGAGCTTTACGCGATTAAAGGGAATGGAAGAGGTGGACATATCGAGTAGCCACGGTTTCGCGTTTTGAACAGGAGCAGCCATTGCCAAAGGGTTAGTTCCGTGGAAAGGCTGTGATCCACCGGAGAGCGCTACTGCTGGATCGGAATTGCTGAAGACCAGGCCGACAAATCCCAGCTCGGCAGCTTCAAGCGCATAGGCACCTGCTGCCCCAAAATGCGTGGAATGATGAACTGTAACGGCACCTATTCCCGTAACTCGCGCTAAATTTATGGCTTCCCTCATCGCTTGATACGATGATGAATGTGCCAAACCAAAATCAGCGTTAAGACGGCCAGTAGAGGGGGCTGTCTGTTCAAACAGGCGAGATGGTGACTTGTTTACGCCGCCTTTAGTCAGCATATCGCAATAGTAGCGCGTCAAGCGTATCCCGTGGCTGTCAACGCCCAATCGTGAGGCGTGCATAAGAGCTCTGACGGTGTCCTGAGCATCATTAAGCATCGCTCCTGATGTGATTAGTTTGTGTTCGCAAGCGCTGGCTATTGTAGATTCAGGAAATTTTGCGGGGTGTGTCACGATTTATTGGGCCTTATCGATCTAGCTGGCTCAATGCGTTTTGAACCATTTTGCGGTCCAGTTTGCCTTCCCAAGCGGAAATAACGATGGGCGCCACGCAGTTTCCTGCTAAATTACCCAAGGCGCGAGGGATACCGCTAAACCAATCGACAGCGATGAGAAGGACTAAGCAAGAGAGGGGAATGGTGGGAACAGACGCTATGGTTGCTGCTAAAACGACGATAGCAACCCCTGGCACACCATGTGCTCCTTTTGATGTAATAAGAGCAGTAGCAAGTATGGATATAAATTGTATCCAGTTCAGGGATGTATCGGAGACATCTAGAATGAAAATTAGAGAAAAGCCCAGATAAATTGAAAGGGCGTCTAGGTTTAATGAATAACCAGCCGGAACAACGACGCCTACAATCTGGCGAGGAACCCCAAGTCTCTCTAATTTTGTCATTATACTAGGTAAAACTGAATCTGAGCTTGTAGTGGCCGTTACGATCAATATTTCTTCCCTAAAGTAACGAGCAAATTTTACTGGATTTATGCCGAAAATTTTTAAAATTCCGCCTAAAATTATGGCTATGAATAGGGATATAAATAATGAATAATAAACAATAAATTTTATTAAAATTGAAATGGAGTGAATTCCATATTCGGCAACCGTTAAATATATGGCGCCAAATACTCCTAGGGGGGCAAGTTTGATAATTATTTTTACCATTTGAGAAAATAAT
It contains:
- a CDS encoding cation:dicarboxylate symporter family transporter, producing the protein MKNYKIYSYRPGIFVQVIAATIGALFFGIFAPNYAHDFHWLTDLFLRLIMMAVGPLLFCIVVSGITDAGSLSALGRLGGRTLIYFEVMTTLVLGLSLCGAFILHPGHGMHYTPSPDDAGIVASYVANAHKVSGQGITGFILGIVPRSPVAAFTDGNTLQILFFAILTGCCLTKIGETGKPITQLINSLSVLFSQMVKIIIKLAPLGVFGAIYLTVAEYGIHSISILIKFIVYYSLFISLFIAIILGGILKIFGINPVKFARYFREEILIVTATTSSDSVLPSIMTKLERLGVPRQIVGVVVPAGYSLNLDALSIYLGFSLIFILDVSDTSLNWIQFISILATALITSKGAHGVPGVAIVVLAATIASVPTIPLSCLVLLIAVDWFSGIPRALGNLAGNCVAPIVISAWEGKLDRKMVQNALSQLDR
- a CDS encoding Ldh family oxidoreductase, with protein sequence MLNDAQDTVRALMHASRLGVDSHGIRLTRYYCDMLTKGGVNKSPSRLFEQTAPSTGRLNADFGLAHSSSYQAMREAINLARVTGIGAVTVHHSTHFGAAGAYALEAAELGFVGLVFSNSDPAVALSGGSQPFHGTNPLAMAAPVQNAKPWLLDMSTSSIPFNRVKLNRSLDLPLPAEVALDSEGQPTQNALAARFLQPLGGLNYGYKGAALAGMVTILAGILAGADPDPLMASTDQAQKGEKRQNVGHMMIALNPAHFVGQKNFESGLAVYLELLRASPTTSADKTLLAPGDKEWAEYEHRKKFGIPVDRDTELFLEIKY
- a CDS encoding thiamine pyrophosphate-binding protein, which gives rise to MKQTIAQKMVRIFSEAGAKHCYGVPGDTLNYFTDAIRTSSISFVHMRHEEAGAFAAGAEALLADRLTLCAGSCGPGSLHFINGLWETNRNRAPVVLIASQIARDQLGFEFPQEVDFKKIYDAGTVFCEEIRTPAQAERMTVMAIQAAIARRGVAVLIVPSDIFSATIEGSAGFKPHIARPVSQPHPEELQAVAELLNSGTNITIYGGSGCAEGHHEVIALAEKLKSPLARTSRAKDWLEHDNPFDVGMTGVLGTRGGLHAVSECDTLLLLGCDFAWSQYYPHQANIIQIDIDPVHLGRRHPIELGVAGDIKTTISALLPLIKDRSDRTFLDKCLSVANEAEKKTKCTRC